One segment of Brassica napus cultivar Da-Ae chromosome C3, Da-Ae, whole genome shotgun sequence DNA contains the following:
- the LOC106388290 gene encoding multiprotein-bridging factor 1a, protein MAGVGPMTQDWEPVVIRKRAPNSAAKRDEKTVNAARRSGADIESVRKYNAGTNKAASSGTSLNTKRLDDDTENLAHERVPTELKKAIMQARTDKKLTQSQLAQIINEKPQVIQEYESGKAIPNQQILSKLERALGAKLRGKK, encoded by the exons aTGGCAGGAGTTGGACCGATGACGCAAGATTGGGAGCCGGTGGTGATCCGAAAGAGAGCCCCTAACTCCGCCGCCAAGCGCGACGAGAAAACCGTCAACGCCGCTCGTCGATCCGGCGCCGATATCGAATCCGTCAGAAAAT ACAATGCTGGAACCAACAAGGCAGCCTCAAGTGGCACATCTCTCAACACAAAGAGGCTTGATGACGACACTGAGAACCTCGCTC ATGAGCGTGTGCCTACTGAGCTTAAGAAAGCCATTATGCAAGCTCGAACTGACAAGAAGCTTACCCAGTCCCAACTTGCTCAA ATCATCAATGAGAAGCCACAAGTGATCCAAGAGTATGAGTCTGGTAAAGCGATCCCCAACCAGCAGATCCTTTCTAAGCTTGAGAGAGCTCTTGGAGCTAAACTTCGTGGTAAGAAGTGA
- the LOC125582937 gene encoding 40S ribosomal protein S2-4-like, with protein LLVFSVGRTIGFVKGIISSVQSAYLCFSLLSSSPVRRGYWGNKIGKPHTVPCKVTGKCGSVTVRMVPAPRGAGIVAARVPKMVLQFAGIDDVFTSSRGSTKTLGNFVKVCLFLPFEFV; from the coding sequence TTACTCGTGTTCTCCGTCGGGAGGACGATTGGTTTTGTGAAAGGAATCATCTCCTCCGTGCAATCGGCGTATCTCTGTTTTTCCCTTCTCTCATCATCTCCTGTGAGGAGAGGGTACTGGGGTAACAAGATTGGGAAGCCGCATACGGTTCCTTGTAAGGTTACGGGGAAGTGTGGTTCCGTTACGGTGAGGATGGTTCCTGCTCCCAGAGGTGCTGGTATCGTGGCGGCTAGGGTTCCTAAGATGGTGCTTCAGTTCGCTGGGATTGATGATGTTTTCACTTCTTCCAGGGGATCTACTAAGACTCTTGGAAACTTCGTCAAGGTTTGTCTCTTTCTTCCTTTTGAGTTTGTGTAG
- the LOC106388284 gene encoding uncharacterized protein LOC106388284, whose protein sequence is MDGTSSPEKCSMWLDLNREEAVEKYNEEESSVEDEDQQVTSSNNVRQYVRSNMPRLRWTPDLHLSFVRAVQRLGGPHRATPKMVLQMMNLKGLSIAHVKSHLQMYRSKKLEATSLHDVGAMMGAQRNYLLDMIDIPYGDLRHAYYPKTVPSRVRNQDAIFTNLGTNFVMRPSSWCNRLSGHELNNGRGELDRDSMESKTLPLLEIRRTTPEKRVREEAAREVSSLKRSKPMPGDGINTMLSLSLFSTSSGESP, encoded by the exons ATGGACGGAACATCTTCGCCGGAGAAATGCTCCATGTGGCTTGACCTAAACAGAGAAGAGGCTGTGGAGAAGTACAATGAAGAAGAGTCATCAGTTGAAGACGAAGACCAACAAGTCACAAGTAGTAACAACGTGAGACAGTATGTTCGGTCCAACATGCCTCGTCTTCGTTGGACACCTGATCTTCATCTTTCCTTCGTCCGTGCAGTCCAACGACTTGGCGGTCCACACA GGGCGACACCTAAAATGGTTCTTCAGATGATGAATCTAAAAGGATTGAGTATTGCACATGTCAAGAGTCACTTGCAG ATGTATCGGAGTAAGAAGCTCGAGGCAACCTCTCTACATG ATGTTGGAGCTATGATGGGAGCACAAAGAAACTATTTGTTAGACATGATTGATATCCCATATGGTGATTTAAGACATGCCTATTACCCTAAAACAGTTCCTTCAAG GGTACGCAATCAAGACGCGATCTTCACAAATCTTGGAACTAACTTTGTAATGCGACCTTCAAGCTGGTGTAATAGGTTAAGTGGACATGAATTGAATAATGGCCGTGGTGAACTTGACAGAGACAGCATGGAGAGCAAGACTCTGCCTCTGCTTGAG ATTAGGAGGACGACCCCAGAGAAAAGAGTCCGCGAAGAAGCGGCAAGAGAAGTATCATCTCTCAAACGATCAAAACCAATGCCCGGAGATGGGATCAACACGATGCTCTCGCTGTCTCTGTTCTCGACATCATCAGGAGAGTCACCGTAG
- the LOC106388286 gene encoding protein LIGHT-DEPENDENT SHORT HYPOCOTYLS 10 produces MSSPRDRGKSLMESSGSEPPVTPSRYESQKRRDWNTFGQYLKNQRPPVPISHCNCNHVLDFLRYLDQFGKTKVHVLGCMFYGQPEPPAPCTCPLRQAWGSLDALIGRLRAAYEENGGSPETNPFASGAIRVYLREVRECQAKARGIPYKKKKKKQPPTEMVGGRDDFSSSSSSFSFS; encoded by the coding sequence ATGTCATCTCCTAGAGACAGAGGAAAGAGCTTGATGGAATCATCAGGATCAGAGCCACCGGTGACACCAAGCCGTTACGAGTCACAGAAGAGACGCGACTGGAACACTTTCGGACAGTATTTGAAGAACCAGAGACCGCCGGTTCCCATTTCACACTGCAACTGCAATCACGTGCTTGATTTCCTAAGGTACTTAGACCAGTTCGGTAAGACAAAGGTGCACGTGCTTGGCTGTATGTTCTACGGCCAGCCTGAGCCACCAGCTCCTTGCACGTGCCCTCTCAGACAAGCTTGGGGAAGTCTCGACGCTTTGATCGGACGGCTGAGAGCGGCTTACGAGGAGAACGGTGGTTCTCCGGAAACAAACCCTTTCGCTAGTGGAGCAATAAGGGTTTATCTGCGGGAGGTTAGGGAGTGTCAGGCTAAGGCTAGAGGTATTCcttacaagaagaagaagaagaagcagccaccGACGGAGATGGTTGGTGGAAGAGACgacttttcttcttcctcctcttccttcaGCTTCTCTTAA